A portion of the Sphaerochaeta pleomorpha str. Grapes genome contains these proteins:
- a CDS encoding (deoxy)nucleoside triphosphate pyrophosphohydrolase gives MEEYSAERITTAGVLVKDQKYFVAKRDKGGSIGGLWEFPGGKNRWGETEEETLNREYQEELGLEVKVGALIHSHDFVNKGTLYHLKAYLITANDFEDLPLLVHTTFKWVDKDELGTLDFAPSDRKIVETILG, from the coding sequence ATGGAAGAATATTCAGCAGAAAGAATTACTACTGCCGGGGTGTTGGTGAAGGATCAGAAGTACTTTGTGGCAAAACGTGACAAAGGCGGCTCTATCGGAGGGTTATGGGAATTTCCTGGGGGTAAGAACAGGTGGGGCGAAACCGAAGAAGAAACCCTCAACAGGGAATACCAGGAAGAACTGGGACTTGAGGTAAAGGTCGGGGCGTTGATCCATTCCCATGACTTCGTAAATAAAGGGACCCTCTATCATCTTAAAGCCTACCTTATCACCGCCAACGACTTTGAGGACCTTCCCCTTTTGGTACATACGACGTTTAAATGGGTCGATAAGGACGAATTGGGAACCTTGGACTTTGCTCCCAGCGACAGGAAAATCGTTGAGACTATATTGGGGTAA
- a CDS encoding alpha/beta hydrolase has product MKKKSFFTCVSTLLFLIALTTGTFTSCAFYKPLEEPFYQKTLFTLTEKTGDWITVKPLAYEGMQKKHGIVFYPGALVEPEAYMPLAQEIAYEAQVLVVIVPMPFDLAVLAPQRGAKVPEAFPNVTTWFAAGHSLGGAMAATLVEKHQQVFSGLILLAAYPAKSNDLSLSRLPVLSLSAQFDLLATDEKIEKAQSLLPADTRYVTIVGGNHAQFGNYGKQKGDGTALIEPEEQWEFTANEITEFLREL; this is encoded by the coding sequence ATGAAGAAAAAATCCTTTTTTACCTGTGTCAGTACCCTACTTTTCCTCATTGCCCTTACTACCGGGACATTCACTTCATGTGCTTTTTACAAACCCTTGGAAGAACCCTTTTACCAAAAGACACTTTTTACCCTAACCGAAAAAACAGGGGATTGGATCACTGTCAAACCGTTGGCGTACGAGGGGATGCAGAAGAAACACGGAATAGTATTTTACCCGGGTGCTTTGGTAGAACCTGAAGCATATATGCCCCTTGCCCAAGAGATAGCCTACGAAGCACAGGTACTTGTTGTCATTGTACCAATGCCCTTCGATCTTGCAGTCCTAGCCCCCCAAAGAGGAGCCAAGGTACCTGAGGCATTTCCCAACGTAACAACCTGGTTTGCAGCGGGCCATTCCCTCGGGGGTGCCATGGCAGCTACGCTCGTGGAAAAACACCAGCAGGTTTTCTCCGGCCTTATCCTTCTTGCTGCCTACCCTGCCAAAAGCAATGACCTCTCTTTATCCAGACTCCCTGTACTGTCTCTCTCTGCCCAGTTCGACTTGTTGGCAACAGATGAAAAGATTGAAAAGGCTCAAAGCCTTCTTCCCGCAGATACCAGATATGTTACTATCGTGGGAGGAAACCATGCCCAATTCGGTAATTACGGAAAACAGAAAGGTGACGGGACAGCCTTGATAGAACCAGAAGAACAATGGGAATTTACCGCAAATGAAATCACAGAATTTTTACGTGAGCTATAG
- a CDS encoding ABC transporter permease encodes MTKQGKKEFQGLYRAMPIPGSAILLLLFLIPLCFTLSGAFLKEGAFTFSRIVKTFTSAYTIRIMLFTLFQATISTLASLLFGLPGAYLLANYSFRGKRMVKAISTVPFVIPSILVVLGFVIFFGNNGFLNRALMAVFNLKEPPLKILYSFSAIILAHTFFNFPIIMNLVSSYWEHMDMHCEMAAWTLGAGKAKTFRTITLPRLLPAILSSASLVFLFCFNSFAIIMVLGGGPQFTTMEVEIYRLARMSMDTGAAAAMALFSIVVTSVILIWYNATQKSLAKAESYTTTHRILEKKPATLLGKVLAVLYSLFSLVFVLGPIVSILVRSFMSSATRSGAESFSLKWYRQLFAIERGTGHMGSALEALQNSLGIATVVALVTVPVALTLSTAIRRKSKLSSTLELFGMLPMTVSSVIIGLGYYIISSHIKGGNGIGYTLVVLAHMVIAIPFALRTILPEYRKIPNSYMQSALTLGASPMKTFFSIEVPLLKGAMLTGGIFAFALSMGEINATLTLANSSIVTLPIVMYRLIGSYNYQGACALGSVLILVCAIVFSISELAKGDGNGR; translated from the coding sequence ATGACAAAACAGGGCAAAAAAGAATTCCAAGGGCTATATAGGGCAATGCCAATTCCTGGCTCTGCCATACTGCTCTTGTTGTTTCTAATTCCACTCTGTTTTACTCTTTCAGGCGCCTTCCTCAAGGAAGGTGCCTTCACCTTTTCCCGTATCGTTAAGACCTTTACCAGTGCCTATACGATTCGTATTATGCTCTTCACCTTGTTTCAGGCAACAATAAGCACGCTTGCCTCCCTACTGTTCGGGCTTCCCGGTGCATATCTGCTGGCAAACTACTCGTTTAGGGGAAAGCGGATGGTAAAGGCTATCAGTACCGTACCGTTTGTCATCCCCTCGATTCTAGTTGTTCTCGGGTTTGTCATTTTCTTCGGTAATAACGGGTTTCTCAACCGTGCCCTCATGGCAGTGTTCAACCTGAAGGAACCTCCCTTGAAAATTCTCTATTCCTTCTCTGCAATTATACTTGCCCATACGTTTTTCAACTTCCCCATCATCATGAATCTGGTTTCATCCTACTGGGAACACATGGACATGCACTGCGAGATGGCTGCCTGGACTTTGGGGGCAGGCAAGGCAAAAACATTTAGGACTATTACATTGCCCAGGCTCTTGCCTGCAATCCTATCCTCGGCCAGTTTGGTTTTCCTTTTCTGTTTCAATAGCTTCGCCATCATCATGGTCTTGGGCGGAGGGCCCCAATTCACTACCATGGAAGTAGAAATCTATCGGCTGGCCCGTATGTCGATGGACACTGGAGCTGCCGCGGCGATGGCGCTTTTCTCGATTGTGGTCACCTCGGTTATCCTCATCTGGTACAATGCCACCCAGAAATCCCTGGCTAAGGCAGAATCCTATACTACGACGCACCGAATTTTGGAAAAGAAACCTGCCACCCTGCTCGGAAAAGTTTTGGCTGTTCTCTATTCCCTTTTCAGCCTGGTCTTTGTTTTGGGTCCTATCGTTTCCATTCTGGTCCGATCATTCATGTCCTCCGCAACACGGTCCGGGGCCGAAAGTTTTTCCTTGAAATGGTACCGTCAGCTGTTTGCAATCGAACGGGGAACCGGTCATATGGGATCTGCACTCGAGGCACTTCAAAACAGCCTTGGCATCGCAACTGTCGTTGCTTTGGTTACCGTCCCTGTTGCACTGACTCTCTCTACTGCTATCAGGAGGAAGAGCAAACTCTCATCGACTTTGGAATTGTTCGGCATGCTTCCCATGACGGTCAGTTCCGTAATTATCGGGCTTGGCTATTATATTATCTCTAGCCATATCAAGGGCGGTAATGGAATCGGTTATACACTGGTCGTACTTGCCCATATGGTCATTGCCATCCCCTTCGCTTTACGTACTATTCTTCCTGAATATAGGAAAATCCCCAACTCCTATATGCAAAGCGCACTTACTTTGGGGGCAAGTCCGATGAAGACATTTTTCAGCATTGAGGTACCCCTTCTCAAGGGGGCGATGCTTACCGGGGGAATTTTTGCCTTTGCCTTGAGCATGGGAGAAATAAATGCCACGCTAACCTTGGCAAACAGCTCAATTGTCACGTTACCTATTGTGATGTACCGCTTGATAGGTTCCTACAATTACCAGGGAGCTTGCGCTTTGGGTTCTGTGCTTATCCTTGTTTGTGCTATAGTGTTTTCCATCAGCGAACTGGCAAAAGGGGATGGCAATGGACGGTAG
- a CDS encoding thiamine ABC transporter substrate-binding protein, whose product MNKHHFVCAVLAISLLPVFLFAQGAKETPSFQAEREITVYAYDAFCGDWGPGPTIVPEFEAKTGIKVNLVSAGDAIEMLTKAKSEMGNPVADVIVGISNDMASKAFASNLFESYDSPVLATIPSFLQFDASKRLLPFDYGNFSFIVDTEKMAKEDIPTSLSQLTDPKYKDKVLLIDPRTSSAGLGLLLWTIEVYGEDGYLSWWKAMKDNALTIAEGWSSAYGLFTEGEAPLVLSYTTSPVYHVTYENTTRYQTVLFSEGHSTTIEGVGLVASSKNKADAKLFIDFLLSDAQLEIANANSMYPVNSSIVLPKAFDWAPKPEKNLSIGSQAIEKNLDRWLTEWTQVMSK is encoded by the coding sequence ATGAATAAGCATCATTTCGTTTGTGCCGTTCTAGCCATTTCCCTGCTTCCTGTGTTTCTTTTTGCACAGGGTGCCAAGGAAACTCCCTCTTTTCAAGCGGAAAGGGAAATCACCGTATACGCCTATGACGCATTCTGTGGCGACTGGGGCCCTGGTCCCACCATCGTCCCCGAGTTCGAAGCAAAAACCGGTATCAAGGTCAACCTTGTAAGCGCCGGGGATGCTATCGAAATGCTTACCAAGGCAAAGAGCGAAATGGGCAACCCTGTCGCTGATGTCATCGTTGGTATCAGCAATGACATGGCTTCAAAGGCCTTTGCGTCGAACCTGTTTGAAAGCTATGACAGCCCAGTCCTTGCTACAATTCCCTCTTTCTTGCAATTCGATGCTTCAAAAAGGTTGCTACCCTTCGACTACGGTAACTTCTCCTTTATCGTAGACACCGAGAAAATGGCAAAAGAGGATATACCTACCAGTTTGAGCCAGCTTACCGACCCAAAATACAAAGACAAGGTTTTGCTCATCGACCCCCGCACTTCCTCGGCAGGTCTCGGGCTGCTGCTATGGACCATCGAGGTCTATGGGGAAGACGGATATCTTTCCTGGTGGAAAGCAATGAAAGACAATGCATTGACTATCGCTGAAGGTTGGTCCAGTGCCTATGGGCTTTTCACCGAAGGCGAAGCCCCGCTTGTACTCAGCTATACCACCAGCCCTGTCTATCATGTAACCTACGAGAATACCACCCGTTACCAGACAGTCCTGTTCTCCGAAGGTCACAGCACCACAATCGAAGGTGTCGGCCTGGTGGCGTCTTCCAAAAACAAAGCCGATGCCAAGCTCTTCATTGACTTCTTGCTATCGGACGCACAACTGGAAATAGCTAATGCCAATTCCATGTACCCGGTCAATAGCTCGATTGTACTCCCAAAAGCTTTCGATTGGGCCCCAAAACCGGAGAAGAACCTCTCCATCGGCTCACAGGCTATTGAAAAAAACCTTGATAGATGGCTTACTGAATGGACGCAGGTAATGAGCAAATGA
- a CDS encoding ABC transporter ATP-binding protein, protein MDGSGLFCSLKASYPDFKLDVSFSIEEGELVCIIGPSGCGKSTTLQLITGLIQIDEGSVLLNGTDITQAAVNQREIAMVFQDYALFPHMSVEQNISYPMKLRKIKKMERREKTAALLNLVALSAYQKRKPQELSGGERQRVALARALASQPKLLLLDEPLSALDAKLRKHLRDEIRRIHDETGVTTLYVTHDQEEAMAIADRIIVMSEGKIEQMGSGEEIYRNPSSLFVATFMGEGNLLPYGVLAKCMPEYKVSGEETTDQDESSQLLFFRPENVLVQDDESLPLPAFLPHLAFSDAIVGNCEFSGTHYRLSCLWEGHTIKVNTQRKPRGTHVRLGIINADIKVFMQGKNVGNLSTKVGE, encoded by the coding sequence ATGGACGGTAGTGGTCTTTTCTGCTCTTTGAAGGCATCATATCCGGATTTCAAGCTTGATGTTTCTTTCTCAATCGAGGAAGGGGAATTGGTGTGCATCATCGGCCCCTCAGGTTGCGGGAAGAGTACAACGCTCCAGTTGATTACCGGTCTCATACAAATCGATGAGGGGTCGGTGCTTCTCAATGGGACTGACATTACCCAGGCAGCGGTAAACCAACGGGAAATTGCGATGGTTTTCCAAGACTATGCATTGTTCCCACATATGAGCGTTGAGCAGAATATTTCCTACCCGATGAAACTGAGAAAAATCAAGAAAATGGAAAGAAGGGAAAAGACTGCTGCCTTGCTCAATCTGGTTGCCCTCTCTGCGTACCAGAAAAGAAAACCCCAGGAACTTTCTGGAGGGGAACGGCAGAGGGTTGCCCTTGCAAGGGCCTTGGCTTCCCAGCCAAAGCTTTTATTACTCGACGAACCGCTTTCCGCACTCGATGCAAAATTGCGGAAGCACCTCCGCGATGAGATCAGGAGAATCCATGATGAGACGGGGGTGACAACCCTCTATGTAACCCATGACCAGGAAGAGGCCATGGCGATTGCAGACAGGATAATCGTGATGAGCGAAGGAAAAATCGAACAGATGGGAAGCGGAGAGGAGATTTATCGAAATCCTTCCTCTTTGTTTGTTGCAACCTTTATGGGGGAAGGCAATCTTTTGCCCTATGGTGTGCTCGCAAAATGCATGCCAGAATACAAAGTATCGGGGGAAGAGACTACCGACCAAGATGAAAGCAGCCAATTGCTTTTCTTCCGGCCTGAGAATGTACTGGTCCAAGATGACGAGTCTTTGCCTTTGCCTGCATTCCTCCCCCACCTTGCGTTTAGCGATGCAATAGTGGGGAACTGCGAGTTTTCCGGCACCCATTACCGACTTTCCTGCCTTTGGGAAGGGCACACTATCAAAGTGAATACCCAAAGGAAACCAAGGGGTACCCATGTACGGCTTGGGATAATAAATGCTGATATCAAAGTATTTATGCAGGGAAAGAACGTAGGAAACCTAAGTACCAAGGTTGGGGAATAG
- a CDS encoding caspase family protein, whose protein sequence is MKKRYILLLLLPLLLFTSCEFFTDEPSKGNVHVVSVGLNYHGTNANYLQGTLNDARELQEVLKKVSSNIERNGTFSLLIQDGGVLISEETYYKRAQYDYDSISDVDLPTKSKIIEILSELKDVNDNDLTIFTYSGHGDDEGALIVAPPRADGSIFDGSSNIYDDCRFTVKELLDAMEKIPGKKLLLIDSCYSGQHVAESSTSLSTVYSDYNFYAKFFSDESYDLSNLYVLSASANNTKSYEDYFDEADHNHGYFTYALLDALGWPRSHNTDLSSVIIDGIPPAARNSVVTVDSLYAYVLKHQLISSNKLYLSHQHPMTNGGAMDMVLFNF, encoded by the coding sequence ATGAAAAAACGATACATCCTCTTGCTGTTGCTTCCCCTGCTTTTATTCACAAGCTGTGAGTTCTTCACTGACGAACCAAGTAAGGGGAATGTTCATGTTGTCTCAGTTGGATTAAATTATCATGGAACTAATGCCAACTATCTTCAGGGAACCCTTAATGATGCACGCGAACTCCAAGAAGTGCTAAAAAAAGTCAGTTCCAATATAGAGAGGAATGGTACTTTTAGCTTATTGATCCAAGATGGGGGAGTCCTTATTTCTGAGGAAACTTATTATAAAAGAGCACAATACGACTATGACTCTATAAGTGATGTTGATTTACCGACAAAATCAAAAATCATCGAAATACTTTCAGAATTGAAAGACGTAAATGATAATGATCTTACCATTTTCACCTATAGCGGTCATGGGGATGATGAGGGGGCCCTAATCGTTGCCCCTCCGAGGGCTGATGGTTCCATATTCGATGGTTCATCGAATATTTATGATGATTGCCGTTTCACTGTGAAAGAATTGCTTGATGCAATGGAGAAGATTCCAGGTAAGAAACTCTTGCTTATAGATAGTTGCTACAGTGGTCAACATGTAGCGGAAAGTTCCACTTCTCTCAGTACCGTTTATTCAGATTATAATTTTTATGCAAAATTCTTCTCTGATGAATCCTATGATTTGTCGAATCTGTATGTCTTGAGTGCAAGTGCAAATAACACAAAATCGTATGAAGACTATTTTGATGAGGCCGACCATAACCATGGGTATTTCACCTATGCACTCTTGGATGCATTGGGCTGGCCCAGGTCACACAATACTGACCTATCCTCGGTTATTATCGACGGCATACCTCCTGCTGCAAGAAATTCAGTTGTTACTGTCGACAGCCTGTATGCATACGTTTTGAAACATCAATTGATTTCATCAAATAAACTTTACCTCTCCCACCAGCACCCCATGACTAACGGCGGTGCAATGGATATGGTCCTGTTCAATTTCTGA
- a CDS encoding LacI family DNA-binding transcriptional regulator gives MTISEIAKLANVSIGTVDRVLHKRGRVAPETIEKILAIVHDYGYQPNTYARNLKLSKTFHIGVLLPKLHSEFGYWNLIYEGVLKAAKELSPLSVSIDLVEFDRAKPETFLKSGEILFLKNPDAVLFPPVLPEVSRIFINNHKDVDYAFIDSPLPDTSPVASVVQNPFRGGYLAARMMHLLNPQKGTYLTIQTHKSAYNSAERSRGFRCFFQVKEGYKVVELVMNLTEGGEDLIENAYRQYSDIRGIFVVNDAVHRVANFISLIGRKSQTVLIGYDLIEQNRKAMLEGKVDCLLSQRPDFQGYTAIYQLYRKNMLNQTSEVVIDLPIDIILPENLQDEQSNFLFTHGSCDK, from the coding sequence ATGACCATTTCCGAAATTGCAAAACTTGCTAATGTTTCCATTGGGACTGTTGACCGTGTATTACATAAAAGAGGTCGAGTAGCTCCAGAGACCATAGAAAAAATTCTGGCTATCGTACACGATTACGGGTATCAACCCAATACGTATGCACGTAATCTCAAGCTAAGCAAAACCTTTCATATTGGGGTTCTCCTTCCCAAGCTCCACTCCGAGTTTGGGTACTGGAACCTGATCTATGAGGGGGTACTCAAAGCAGCAAAGGAACTTTCGCCCCTTTCGGTATCGATAGACCTGGTAGAATTCGACCGGGCAAAGCCGGAAACCTTTCTCAAGTCGGGAGAAATACTGTTCTTGAAAAACCCGGATGCAGTGCTGTTCCCTCCTGTACTACCTGAAGTCTCAAGGATATTTATCAACAACCACAAAGATGTCGATTATGCCTTTATCGATTCCCCCCTGCCTGATACAAGCCCGGTGGCATCGGTTGTGCAGAATCCGTTCCGTGGCGGCTATCTGGCTGCAAGGATGATGCATCTGCTCAACCCACAGAAAGGGACTTACCTGACAATCCAGACCCATAAATCAGCCTACAACTCCGCAGAACGTTCTCGAGGGTTCCGTTGCTTCTTCCAAGTAAAAGAAGGCTATAAAGTTGTTGAACTGGTAATGAATCTGACCGAAGGAGGCGAAGACCTCATTGAAAACGCCTATAGACAGTATTCTGATATACGGGGAATCTTTGTGGTCAATGATGCGGTGCATCGGGTGGCAAATTTCATTTCCCTCATCGGGAGAAAGAGCCAAACCGTACTGATAGGATACGACCTGATCGAACAGAACCGGAAAGCTATGCTTGAAGGCAAGGTCGACTGCCTGTTATCCCAGCGCCCCGATTTCCAAGGATATACGGCAATTTATCAACTGTATCGCAAAAATATGTTAAACCAGACCTCAGAGGTTGTAATCGACCTACCAATCGATATCATATTACCTGAGAATCTGCAGGACGAACAATCGAACTTCTTGTTCACGCATGGCTCCTGCGACAAGTGA
- a CDS encoding bifunctional ADP-dependent NAD(P)H-hydrate dehydratase/NAD(P)H-hydrate epimerase has product MDQLVSSAAMATIDSDAQLQYKIPGLSLMETAGFKIWASLAAEIHKEQHLVFLCGGGNNGGDALVVARLAFDQGYVNQVCILIGNHISPSCAVQREIIQAYGLPSIMLGDEISPQVTRALLDAGVVFDGIAGTGLKGPLQGISKTLVALANKSKALRVAIDIPSGLGDMISPDEIHFLADRTCTLGLSKAAFYHPLSRNDCGQIEILNPSFPARLLENVQAEGKLIDPKEVKMHALSSAAFKNSRGHVAIIGGSKSYTGAVRLSARAAFSSRAGLVTLFCDQEVFQLAATESPSVMVKTLSENDDFSPFNALLVGPGWGKGRESLLEKLFLTKKPMVLDADGIKAYANLLKDKKRPPHGPLLLTPHLGELRELAFSVFGDQALSLGKQDTPEAFFSMTRKLSRELDAILIMKSSLVHIAGAADQLIVMEGLNPSLGVAGSGDILSGIIAALLGNGIELAQTAVIGSAIHQNAGRLAHEELGYYDSETLLGFIGKAVGEMEQ; this is encoded by the coding sequence ATGGATCAGCTTGTATCATCCGCAGCAATGGCAACTATCGACAGCGATGCCCAGTTACAGTACAAAATACCGGGCCTTTCTCTCATGGAAACCGCTGGTTTCAAGATTTGGGCTTCTCTTGCAGCTGAGATTCACAAAGAGCAGCATCTCGTGTTTCTCTGTGGCGGCGGCAATAACGGAGGGGATGCCCTTGTCGTTGCACGCCTAGCCTTCGATCAAGGGTATGTAAACCAGGTCTGCATCCTTATCGGTAACCATATTTCTCCCTCCTGTGCAGTGCAGCGCGAAATTATACAGGCGTATGGACTTCCTTCCATAATGCTTGGCGATGAGATTTCCCCCCAAGTCACCAGAGCTCTTCTGGATGCAGGGGTCGTATTCGATGGAATAGCCGGGACGGGGTTGAAAGGCCCTTTGCAAGGAATCTCCAAAACGTTGGTAGCCTTGGCGAACAAAAGCAAGGCGCTGCGGGTGGCAATTGATATCCCTTCAGGGCTCGGTGATATGATTTCACCTGATGAAATCCATTTCCTTGCAGACCGTACCTGTACACTCGGACTTTCCAAAGCAGCATTTTACCATCCCTTGTCAAGAAACGACTGTGGGCAAATTGAAATTCTCAATCCTTCTTTTCCTGCCAGGCTATTGGAGAATGTCCAAGCTGAAGGCAAACTGATAGATCCAAAAGAAGTAAAGATGCATGCTCTTTCCTCCGCTGCGTTCAAGAATAGCCGTGGCCATGTGGCTATCATCGGAGGAAGCAAATCCTATACCGGGGCAGTACGGCTTTCTGCCCGGGCAGCTTTTTCCTCCCGTGCAGGGTTGGTTACCCTGTTCTGCGACCAAGAGGTTTTTCAACTGGCTGCTACTGAAAGTCCCTCTGTAATGGTTAAAACACTGTCAGAAAATGATGATTTCTCCCCATTCAATGCTCTTTTGGTAGGACCTGGTTGGGGAAAAGGGAGGGAATCCCTGCTTGAGAAGCTTTTCTTGACCAAGAAACCGATGGTTCTTGATGCCGATGGGATCAAGGCCTATGCCAATCTACTGAAAGATAAAAAAAGACCACCCCATGGGCCACTTCTCCTCACTCCACACCTTGGAGAGTTACGGGAATTGGCTTTTTCCGTGTTTGGAGACCAAGCCCTTTCTTTGGGGAAACAGGATACTCCTGAAGCCTTTTTTTCCATGACCAGAAAATTGTCAAGGGAGCTTGATGCGATTCTTATTATGAAAAGTTCCTTGGTCCATATCGCAGGGGCGGCTGACCAGCTTATTGTGATGGAAGGGTTGAATCCTTCCTTGGGGGTAGCCGGAAGCGGTGATATTCTCTCTGGCATAATTGCAGCTTTACTCGGCAACGGTATCGAATTGGCGCAAACAGCAGTCATTGGCTCTGCGATTCATCAGAATGCTGGCCGTTTGGCCCATGAAGAGCTTGGCTATTATGACAGTGAGACGCTTTTGGGATTTATAGGCAAAGCCGTCGGGGAGATGGAGCAGTGA
- a CDS encoding sugar-binding protein, giving the protein MKKIGMLLLVLALVMTGVWANGSKESAASGKMTVGVCMPTQSSERWINDAANMKKQLEALGYTVDVQFAEDDVQAQVSQIENLVAKQVNCLVVAAVDSSALVNALAQAKEAGIPVIAYDRLLMDTDAVSYYATFDNKGVGTKIAQYIEETKKLKTAKAEGRSYTFELFMGSPDDNNALFLYNGVMEVLQPYLDNGVLVCKSGRTSFKETCILRWSQETAQQWAENYLSAFYANEKLDIACTAFDGFAYGLRSALEGAGYTLGQDWPLVTGQDAELMATKNIITGYQTMSIYKDTRLLAQKCTSMVEAVLKGAKPEINDTTQYNNNKLVVPSYLCQPVAVDKSNYKAIIVDGGYYTEDQLKI; this is encoded by the coding sequence ATGAAGAAAATTGGAATGCTCTTGCTTGTCCTCGCACTTGTAATGACGGGTGTATGGGCAAATGGTTCGAAAGAAAGTGCTGCAAGCGGTAAAATGACTGTTGGTGTATGTATGCCTACCCAGTCCTCTGAAAGATGGATTAATGATGCTGCAAACATGAAAAAGCAATTGGAAGCACTTGGTTATACCGTTGACGTACAGTTTGCGGAAGACGATGTACAGGCACAGGTTTCCCAGATTGAGAATCTCGTGGCAAAACAAGTAAACTGCTTGGTTGTTGCCGCCGTTGACTCTTCTGCCTTGGTAAATGCTTTGGCTCAGGCCAAGGAAGCCGGTATTCCGGTAATTGCCTACGACAGACTTCTCATGGATACCGATGCTGTTTCTTATTATGCGACATTTGATAATAAAGGTGTCGGGACAAAGATTGCCCAATATATTGAAGAAACAAAGAAACTGAAAACAGCAAAAGCTGAAGGCCGTTCCTATACCTTTGAACTCTTCATGGGTTCCCCTGACGACAACAATGCCCTGTTCTTGTATAACGGCGTTATGGAAGTATTGCAGCCTTATCTTGACAACGGTGTTTTGGTCTGTAAAAGCGGAAGAACTTCTTTCAAAGAAACTTGCATACTTCGCTGGTCTCAGGAAACTGCACAGCAGTGGGCCGAAAACTATCTTTCTGCCTTCTATGCCAACGAGAAACTCGACATTGCCTGTACTGCCTTTGACGGTTTCGCTTACGGCCTCCGTTCAGCTCTCGAAGGTGCCGGTTATACCCTCGGTCAGGACTGGCCTTTGGTCACAGGACAAGATGCTGAGTTGATGGCTACCAAGAACATCATCACTGGCTACCAGACCATGAGTATCTATAAAGATACCCGTTTGTTGGCTCAGAAGTGTACTTCTATGGTCGAGGCCGTGCTCAAGGGAGCAAAGCCTGAGATCAATGATACAACCCAGTACAATAACAACAAGCTTGTTGTACCTTCCTATCTCTGCCAGCCGGTTGCCGTCGATAAGAGCAACTACAAGGCAATTATTGTTGATGGTGGGTATTATACCGAAGACCAGCTCAAGATCTGA